GTGGATGAAAACCTTCCTGTTAATGAAGATGAAATGTCTAAGGAGTTTTCAAAACAGTTAAAACAAAGGCTTGGTAATGACGCTTACCAAGCATGGCGTGAAGTTCGATTCATGTAATATCTAAGCAGGGTGTAAAGTAAACCCTGCTTAGAAAGTTCTTTATTTTGAAATTGTAGCTACATTTGAATTGGGTGGGGTTGGATTAACGTCACAGAGAGACTTTGTTGAGTATGTAAGTTGCTGACTAAATACAAGATGCCAAATCATGACAATGATCAAGACACAAAACATGAAAACAAAATATTCAATTGAGCAAACCTTTTTGTCCGCTGTAAGCCTGTTTCGTTGAATTTGTCCCAAGAATAGCTTTAGTAATTCAAACATGGCGTTTTCCTGTTACTAGCTTCACTTATATGTGAAGCCGAGCAATGTTTTGAGACACTTTCAGCGCAAGTTCATGCTTATGGATGATGCACAATGCTGAGTTAGGCAAAATTTATTTTTCATTTAAAAAACAGTGGAATAATCTGCGAAATCGAATAACCAGCGATCGGACCAGCGATCGCCATCGCCACGAACCAAGGGAATATTTGCCAAATACAATATGCCATAGTCAATAAAGCGGCGATCGCAGGGATGAAAAATAAAAGCCGCAGATATCTCAATCTAGATTTGGGTCGAGCAGACTTTAGTTCCATAATTGAATAGTTCTAGTGGAAAAGCAAAACGATTCCATACTCATAGCTTAATTGCTTTTACAGCTTATTTTAAGATTTAGCCCCAAGCCGTCTAACCAAGACGCTAATTCATACAGAGATTGACTTTTATCGTTTGCTGCAAAATCTTTTACCCATTGGCGATCGTTATCATTGCCCAATGCAGCCGCAACATGCCCCAAACATAAAGGTAATAACTCAGGCTCAGGATTTTCTTCTTCTAAAACAGCAGTCACATAAGCCGCCGCTTCTTCATGATCTTTGAGGGAATCAATTAAAAAGTCTTCGTGGTTTTTCATAACCGTTAGTCATTACTTCTACAACATCATAAACCTTATTCATGCAGTAGATTTTAGTTCCATTTAGATTAAAGCTGCTCATAAAATAAGCAGATCTTTGCCTTGATCTTTCAAGGAGTTGAAGTAAATATTTATATTCTTTAAAGCAAGAGAAGATGGCATAGCCTTGTGATTTTCCCATCTGTTAAGAGAAGAGAATGATACTCCTAGTTGACTAGCAAACTTTTCTTGAGATAGCTGCAAATCATGGCGAATAGATTTAATTAAATTTCCAATGTCAGGCTGCTTTAGTCTCTCTATGTTCATTTTTTAACCTTTCCACTTAATTAATGATTCTAGCCTCTGCATAAATTTTTGAGATGGAGATAGATCCCAATGATTTTTTTTGTTAAATTTCTGAGGATTGTATAAACCATTTTCCCAATCACCATATATCGGATTTGGCAAAGTTACATAGGCAGGTTGAAACCCGTCTGGATTTATAACAAGTATCCCCTGCTGCTTTTGAGTTTTGGCAACAAATTCTTTCCTCACTGTATTGTCATTTTTAGAGATATCAGCAAAGTCATTGAGGTTATCTCCTATAAAAATGACCACATTATGATTTATTCCATCGACTTTTCCATTAGATACTGCATCTATTCGCCACTGTTTTGATGTGTCATTTCTACCATTAATTGTTTTTGTAAATTCACCCTTTAATAAAAGAGTTTGTTCATTTACACCTTCAAAACCTAACCTAAGCATATTACGTTTAGTTGAGATTTCTAGATCATTTATTTTACTATTGCCACTACTAACACCTCGATTAGAAACAAAGAAAACTTTACCGCCACTGGTGTTGATATAGTTTATAAAATCAATGGCTCCGGGAATTGCTAAAGTTTGCTCCGCTTTAATCCATTGATCCCATGTCTTACTCTCAAAACCTTTTTGGCTGCCAATTAAACTAGCTTGATATGGACTATTGTCTAAGATAGTTTCATCTAGATCGACGATTACGGCAGGCTCACTAATCCCATTGACTAAAGCAGTATTAAAAGCAACTTTGGCTATATTGAAGGCTTGATAAGCCAACGCTTGATATTCACCAGATTGTTGCATCCAATTCACAGCTAAAATTGATTGATTATTTAGTTCTAGTTGTGTTATTGCCTTGGGATTGTATGCAATTGCACTGAAGCTAATTGACAGTAAAGCAATAAACATAGTTAGAGAGTATAAAAGTTTTTTCATTTTTCTTATTGACATTGTTTTCTTCTAAAGTCCCAAGGGAAGCATATACTTGCCTGATTCCAAAATCCCAGTCTTTTGCTCTTAGCCTGTGCTTCAGATTGGAGGTATTCATTTTGTGTTTGAACACAGCTAGACAAATAGCGTTGATATACTGGAGCATAACCATTGGCAACCATCTCTACATTTATGAGTACGTTGCCTCGATATACTTCTGCAACAGTTCTGCCGTATCTGTCTATGTCCGCTACGCGGTATTGAATAGTTGTACCGACAGGAGTGAGTGACTGCATAAATTTGGTAGCGTTGTCGCCCCAAGGCTTTTGATTAGACTCTGGAGCATCTATACAAGCTAGTCTAATTTTGATGACACCTTGACCAGAATCAGCAGAGATAGTGTCTCCATCATGAATTTTAATAACTTTGGCGCTAGATAGATCCTTTAAATTAGTTGCTAATTTATTAGTAGGGGTAACTGAAATAGTAGGTTTGTCTTCAGATCTAGGCATGACAGTCAATTCAGCATTTTTTTTTGCACAACTCTCAATTGCGTAGGTTGAGTGATCACAATTGAGTTGTTAGACCCAACTTCTTGGACTTTGACTACAACTGACATACCTTGAATATCTGTGAGTTTATTACTACCAAATATCTTTTGGACAATCTCCTCATTAACTTTGATGTTATAAACTGTGTTGCTAGCAGAAAACTTGAATATAAATTCATTACTTACGACTGAAGCACTGTTAATTACTCCCTCAAAAGTCAGAACATTTGTATTACAGCCTAGAAATACAGGACTCTTACTGAAGTCAGCACAGACTAAAATTTCCTCAACTCTTTGAGAGATCTTCTGAAATTCAGTGTAATCTGGTTCTGGTTTGTCTCCATAATTGGCTTTTTCTCTAATATCTTGGGGAGCATTGAGCATTAACTGCCTAATTTGCTCGTAATCTGACGCAGATAAGTTCGGCGAAGCATATACCCCTGCTCCGGGAATATCTCTACTGACATGAATAATGCGAATGGTAGGGTCATCTTTTCTTATAGAGTCTCCAATAGCTGCTGAGCCAACGTCTACTTTCCCCTCTTTAACTAGCTTGATAATAGCCGTACCCCTATTTCCTACATTTGCAGTTATGGATTTCCCATAGAGGTCATAAACAGGCATATAAAAACTAGATGCGGACGAGAATGATCCCAGCCCCACTCTCGTATTGGCTTGAATATCTTTGAGCGATAGAATATTGCTATCTGCTCTTACAAATAGACCAGCTTGATAAGAACTGGAATTAGGGAACATTCCTGTAATATGCCTGTAGTTATTTTCTTTGGCTGACACAGAGAGTATAGGAGAGTTGGTAAATGCAATGTCCCACTGCTTAGATTCCATACGTTTTTCTGCTTCTTGATAAGCTAAGGTTGAATCGCCATTGATCCGCACCTTAACTTTTTTCCCTTGTAAAAAATCAAAATAATTTTCAGGTACTGCTTTAGCTTCTAAGAAATCAGCTAATCCCTGCAAATCCTCGGGTTTCCACAGTGTCCCAATTGTGATCTCGGTCTTACTCAGTTTTGCACTGGTAAGATAAGGCAAAGAATAGATAATACCCAGACCAACAGTAAAGACACCGACTACGCAGCTAATCAAAATTGGGATGCCTAATTTTTTCTTGGATTTGGTCGGCTTCACTTGTTTAGGGGATGAGATCTTGGTCTTTGGCAAAGTCTGTTGTTGCCTAGAGTCTGGAAACGGATCTGAGAAATCTTTGCTAGATTGACGTAGTGTTGATTTATTGTCTTGGCTGTAAGATGGTGGTGACTGAATAGGAACAGACGGATTGACAGGCGCTTTTTCCCAACTTACCAAGGTATCAAAGGCTTCGATAGCATTTGCATATCTATCCTTATAGTCATCACAAATCATCTTCAAAAGAATAGCTTTAAATTCACTACTGATATTGTCCATATCTGTTACTAACTGATATGGAGTTCTGCTGTTATCCAAATCATTAACTCTCTTGCCATACAATGCTTCAATAGCAATAATGCCTACTGCGTAAACATCACAACTAGGGAGAATATAGCCTCGAGTTTGTTGTTCG
This genomic stretch from Pseudanabaena galeata CCNP1313 harbors:
- a CDS encoding helix-turn-helix domain-containing protein, translating into MNIERLKQPDIGNLIKSIRHDLQLSQEKFASQLGVSFSSLNRWENHKAMPSSLALKNINIYFNSLKDQGKDLLIL
- a CDS encoding 5'-nucleotidase, lipoprotein e(P4) family, with translation MKKLLYSLTMFIALLSISFSAIAYNPKAITQLELNNQSILAVNWMQQSGEYQALAYQAFNIAKVAFNTALVNGISEPAVIVDLDETILDNSPYQASLIGSQKGFESKTWDQWIKAEQTLAIPGAIDFINYINTSGGKVFFVSNRGVSSGNSKINDLEISTKRNMLRLGFEGVNEQTLLLKGEFTKTINGRNDTSKQWRIDAVSNGKVDGINHNVVIFIGDNLNDFADISKNDNTVRKEFVAKTQKQQGILVINPDGFQPAYVTLPNPIYGDWENGLYNPQKFNKKNHWDLSPSQKFMQRLESLIKWKG
- a CDS encoding thermonuclease family protein, with amino-acid sequence MPRSEDKPTISVTPTNKLATNLKDLSSAKVIKIHDGDTISADSGQGVIKIRLACIDAPESNQKPWGDNATKFMQSLTPVGTTIQYRVADIDRYGRTVAEVYRGNVLINVEMVANGYAPVYQRYLSSCVQTQNEYLQSEAQAKSKRLGFWNQASICFPWDFRRKQCQ
- a CDS encoding serine/threonine-protein kinase, whose product is MTNREISQNFQFLEQQDIAKYATSAEQYCLSDPETAHMVARKCCELIAKYALSASGYTVPKKTPFYTVLNKLRQKNIVGKEIFYLFTAIRKYGNLATHESLEVEPIRAFKHVRQLHKIAVWYHYKFSLDKPEGELPRYQIPMETVNKVDDTDTQKAFSVSQQIRDYVDSSDELQNNLAQIASRTISDPSILDEQLSREDLIKEKIEIIEDFVSSSDDDQSLSSGEIIRSRYKIGEKLGSGSFGVTYIAEDLDKPNNALCVVKELSPSMYSSTGRTSNISERAKNLFNQEASVLSQIKHPEIPSLQAFFEERGRFFIVQDYIAGYTLAEELSSKIESNQKWEEKDVLGLVKDILSPLKYIHDKSLHGKAIVHRDVKPDNLIRRADDNKIVLIDFGAVKQIVDESNSQGSVMGTRGYMSPEQQTRGYILPSCDVYAVGIIAIEALYGKRVNDLDNSRTPYQLVTDMDNISSEFKAILLKMICDDYKDRYANAIEAFDTLVSWEKAPVNPSVPIQSPPSYSQDNKSTLRQSSKDFSDPFPDSRQQQTLPKTKISSPKQVKPTKSKKKLGIPILISCVVGVFTVGLGIIYSLPYLTSAKLSKTEITIGTLWKPEDLQGLADFLEAKAVPENYFDFLQGKKVKVRINGDSTLAYQEAEKRMESKQWDIAFTNSPILSVSAKENNYRHITGMFPNSSSYQAGLFVRADSNILSLKDIQANTRVGLGSFSSASSFYMPVYDLYGKSITANVGNRGTAIIKLVKEGKVDVGSAAIGDSIRKDDPTIRIIHVSRDIPGAGVYASPNLSASDYEQIRQLMLNAPQDIREKANYGDKPEPDYTEFQKISQRVEEILVCADFSKSPVFLGCNTNVLTFEGVINSASVVSNEFIFKFSASNTVYNIKVNEEIVQKIFGSNKLTDIQGMSVVVKVQEVGSNNSIVITQPTQLRVVQKKMLN